One Hydrogenispora ethanolica genomic region harbors:
- a CDS encoding YgeY family selenium metabolism-linked hydrolase → MIDFAQIVKAAEQYQPQISRFLRDLIAIPSESAEEGRVVQRIKQEMEAVGFDRIEIDPMGNILGYVGHGKHLIAMDAHIDTVGVGNPKLWEYDPYQGYEDEEIIVGRGASDQTGGMAAMVYAAKIIKDLKLEDDYTLLVVGSVQEEDCDGLCWQYIIQEAGIRPEFVVITEPTSCNIYRGQRGRMEIRITTQGVSCHGSAPERGENAIYKMAPILLELRALHENLKGHAFLGKGSLTVSEVFFTSPSRCAVADSCWISVDRRLTAGEDLEYALGQIRNLPAVKAAGAEVSLYGYERASYTGLVYPTESYFPTWFIEEDHPVCAALLDAYHGLFQSKPLLDKWTFSTNGVSIMGKYGIPCIGFGPGHEDQAHAPNERTWKSELVKAAAMYAAIPMLFVRKYADQMPQVTANLAEKPVR, encoded by the coding sequence ATGATCGATTTCGCACAGATTGTCAAAGCGGCCGAGCAATATCAGCCACAAATTTCACGGTTTTTGCGCGACCTGATCGCCATCCCCAGCGAGAGCGCTGAGGAGGGCCGGGTGGTGCAGCGGATCAAGCAGGAGATGGAGGCGGTGGGCTTCGACCGGATCGAAATCGACCCGATGGGCAACATCCTGGGCTACGTCGGTCACGGCAAACATCTGATCGCCATGGACGCCCATATCGACACCGTCGGCGTCGGCAATCCGAAGCTCTGGGAGTACGACCCCTATCAGGGCTACGAGGATGAGGAGATCATCGTCGGCCGGGGCGCCAGCGACCAGACCGGAGGCATGGCGGCCATGGTTTACGCCGCCAAGATTATCAAGGATCTCAAGCTGGAGGACGATTACACCCTGCTGGTGGTGGGTTCGGTCCAGGAAGAGGACTGTGACGGCCTCTGCTGGCAGTACATCATCCAGGAAGCGGGGATCCGGCCGGAATTCGTGGTCATCACCGAGCCGACCTCCTGCAATATCTATCGCGGCCAGCGCGGCCGGATGGAGATCAGGATCACGACCCAGGGCGTCAGCTGTCACGGTTCGGCGCCGGAACGGGGCGAAAACGCCATCTACAAAATGGCGCCGATCCTGCTGGAACTGCGGGCGCTCCATGAAAACCTGAAAGGCCACGCCTTCCTGGGCAAGGGCAGCCTGACCGTATCGGAAGTCTTTTTCACCTCGCCGTCGCGCTGCGCCGTCGCCGACAGCTGCTGGATCTCGGTGGACCGCCGCTTGACCGCGGGCGAGGACCTGGAATACGCCTTGGGCCAGATCCGCAACCTGCCGGCGGTGAAAGCCGCCGGGGCCGAGGTGTCGCTCTACGGTTATGAGCGGGCTTCGTATACGGGGCTGGTCTATCCGACCGAGTCGTACTTCCCCACCTGGTTCATTGAGGAGGATCATCCGGTCTGCGCTGCGCTGCTCGACGCCTACCACGGGCTCTTCCAGAGCAAGCCGCTGCTGGATAAATGGACCTTCTCGACCAACGGCGTTTCGATCATGGGCAAATACGGGATCCCCTGCATCGGCTTCGGTCCCGGCCATGAGGATCAGGCCCACGCGCCCAACGAGCGGACCTGGAAGAGTGAGTTGGTCAAAGCCGCGGCCA
- a CDS encoding molybdopterin-binding protein yields MQKVKVEEAVGMVLAHDLTKIVPGEFKGAAFKKGHIIRAEDIEELKNIGKNHLWVVPLGDGRVHENEAAGRLAAAAAAQGLSITKPREGKANIVAVHRGLLKINRSALAELNQIPDIAVVTLYDNTIVEPEQIVAAAKIIPLTMDREELERAERICGRAGPVIATRELFRLKVGIVVTGSEVYSGRIQDRFGAVLKAKIAHYGGEFLDLQYAPDDTDFIQGRIQGMLERGAELVLISGGMAVDADDVTPQAIARSASEVVAYGVPLLPGAMCMVAYHGATPLVGVPACAMYNQTTILDVIMPRLLAKERLTRADLAALAHGGLCRQCEVCHYPVCSFGKS; encoded by the coding sequence ATGCAAAAAGTAAAAGTGGAAGAGGCCGTGGGCATGGTGCTGGCCCACGATCTGACCAAGATCGTGCCGGGCGAATTTAAAGGCGCGGCATTCAAAAAAGGCCATATCATTCGGGCCGAAGATATCGAGGAACTGAAGAATATCGGCAAGAACCATCTGTGGGTGGTGCCCCTGGGCGACGGGCGGGTCCATGAGAATGAAGCCGCCGGACGGCTGGCGGCCGCCGCCGCGGCTCAAGGGCTGTCGATCACGAAGCCGCGCGAGGGAAAAGCCAACATTGTGGCGGTTCATCGGGGGCTTCTTAAGATTAACCGGAGCGCGCTGGCCGAACTGAACCAGATCCCCGACATCGCTGTGGTCACGTTGTATGATAATACCATCGTCGAGCCGGAGCAGATTGTGGCGGCGGCCAAGATCATTCCCTTGACCATGGACCGGGAGGAACTGGAACGGGCCGAGCGGATCTGTGGCCGGGCAGGACCGGTGATCGCCACCAGGGAGCTTTTCCGGCTGAAGGTCGGGATCGTGGTCACCGGCTCCGAAGTCTATTCCGGCCGGATCCAGGATCGCTTCGGAGCGGTTTTAAAAGCAAAGATCGCTCATTACGGGGGCGAGTTCCTCGATCTCCAGTATGCGCCGGACGATACCGATTTCATTCAGGGTCGGATTCAGGGAATGCTGGAACGCGGCGCCGAACTGGTGCTGATCTCCGGCGGGATGGCCGTGGACGCCGACGATGTGACGCCCCAGGCGATCGCCCGGTCCGCCAGCGAAGTGGTGGCCTATGGGGTGCCGCTCCTGCCGGGCGCGATGTGTATGGTTGCCTATCATGGCGCGACGCCGCTCGTCGGCGTGCCAGCCTGCGCCATGTATAATCAGACTACGATTTTGGATGTGATCATGCCGCGGCTGTTGGCCAAGGAACGCCTGACGCGGGCCGATTTGGCGGCGCTGGCCCACGGCGGGCTCTGCCGCCAATGCGAGGTATGCCATTATCCGGTTTGCTCGTTCGGGAAATCGTGA
- the hydA gene encoding dihydropyrimidinase, which translates to MDTIIKNGTIITASETYPADLGIAGGKIVCIGRDLSDGAAEVVDAAGKYVLPGAIDGHVHLETPVGSFISADDYQSGPRAAACGGVTTVFDFAVQGKGQGLVEAVAARISAFKAQSCIDFSFHTAITDLTPRILDEFEESVAFGVPSFKLYMVYKDLMVDDGVLAEALERSVATGALVAVHAENPAIIERRTARLLAEGKTGAWHHYESRPEFVEAEAIKRAIHLAKAFNAPLYIVHLACAEGLAEVTKARDEGYAIYAETCPQYLHFTNEVYQRPDGRNFVCSPPIKGAESRAALWEGIRRGDIMTVATDHCPFQSFEKDYGKDDFTKIPNGCMGIENFYPYLLSAANQGRISFHKAVEVCATNPAKIFGCAPQKGTIAVGSDADIVVYDPAKHFVISQANMRSRVDYTIWEGVELQGYPALTFSRGRLVYRDGEFLGEPGWGNFVKCRGRNPRL; encoded by the coding sequence TTGGATACTATCATCAAAAACGGCACCATTATCACGGCGAGCGAGACCTATCCGGCGGATCTGGGGATCGCCGGCGGCAAAATTGTCTGTATCGGACGGGATTTATCCGACGGGGCGGCGGAAGTGGTCGATGCCGCCGGAAAATATGTCCTGCCCGGCGCGATCGACGGTCATGTCCATTTGGAGACCCCGGTCGGTTCGTTCATCTCGGCCGATGATTATCAATCGGGTCCGCGCGCTGCGGCCTGCGGCGGGGTGACCACTGTTTTTGATTTCGCGGTCCAGGGAAAGGGGCAAGGCCTGGTGGAAGCGGTCGCCGCGCGGATTAGCGCCTTCAAAGCGCAGTCCTGTATCGATTTTTCCTTCCATACGGCCATCACCGATCTGACGCCCCGTATATTGGATGAATTTGAGGAATCGGTGGCCTTCGGGGTGCCCAGCTTTAAACTATATATGGTCTACAAGGACTTGATGGTCGATGACGGCGTGCTGGCGGAGGCTCTGGAACGTTCCGTCGCCACCGGCGCACTGGTCGCGGTGCATGCCGAAAACCCGGCCATCATCGAGCGGCGGACCGCCCGGCTGTTAGCCGAGGGGAAGACTGGCGCCTGGCATCATTATGAGAGCCGCCCCGAATTCGTCGAAGCCGAGGCCATCAAACGTGCCATTCATCTGGCCAAGGCTTTCAATGCGCCGTTATACATCGTCCATCTGGCCTGCGCCGAAGGATTGGCCGAGGTGACCAAGGCGCGGGATGAAGGCTATGCTATCTATGCCGAGACTTGCCCGCAGTATCTGCATTTCACCAACGAAGTGTATCAACGTCCGGATGGCCGGAATTTTGTCTGCTCGCCGCCGATCAAGGGCGCGGAAAGCCGGGCGGCGCTTTGGGAAGGAATCCGGCGCGGCGACATCATGACGGTGGCGACTGATCATTGTCCGTTTCAGTCGTTTGAAAAGGACTATGGCAAGGATGACTTCACGAAAATCCCCAATGGCTGCATGGGTATTGAAAACTTTTACCCCTACCTGTTGAGCGCGGCCAATCAAGGCCGGATCTCCTTCCATAAAGCGGTCGAGGTCTGCGCCACCAACCCGGCGAAGATCTTTGGTTGCGCACCGCAGAAGGGGACTATCGCGGTCGGCTCCGACGCCGACATCGTGGTGTACGATCCGGCCAAACATTTTGTAATATCCCAAGCCAACATGCGTTCCCGGGTCGATTACACCATTTGGGAAGGGGTGGAACTCCAAGGCTACCCGGCGCTGACTTTCTCCCGGGGCCGGTTGGTCTATCGCGACGGGGAGTTCCTCGGCGAACCGGGTTGGGGGAACTTTGTCAAATGCCGGGGCCGGAACCCCCGCCTATGA
- a CDS encoding threonine synthase: MSKVLKLKCVKCGREYDPSEILYTCFDCGIAGILDVVLDYEAIRKEMTPEYFRQNSNYSLWRYLPAIPIDDPRGIQPLQVGWTPLYETAKFARETGLKQLLIKDDSRNPTASLKDRASAVGVAKALELERKVVCAASTGNAASSLSGFAASAGIETYIFVPETAPEAKVTQLLIYGSHVFLVEGTYDQAVELCFAAAAEFGWYNRSCAINPYLVEGKKTVSYEICEQLGWRAPDVAVVAVGDGCTIAGVWKGFKECYQLGLIDRLPRIIGVQAALSNPVTRAFASQSDEFEYRKPETIADSISVGIPRNGIKALNAVRESGGMMVDVTDAEILAAMKLLAERTGIFGEPAGVTSFAGILKLNQLGIFSGGERVASIVSGSGLKDIKSAAQAAGRPAVVAPDIDAVKRIVRG; encoded by the coding sequence GTGAGCAAGGTTTTGAAGTTGAAATGCGTCAAATGCGGCCGGGAGTACGACCCGTCCGAGATCCTCTATACCTGCTTCGATTGCGGCATCGCCGGCATCCTGGACGTGGTCCTGGATTACGAGGCCATCCGCAAAGAGATGACGCCGGAGTATTTCCGGCAAAACAGCAATTATTCCTTATGGCGCTATCTGCCGGCCATTCCCATCGACGACCCGCGCGGGATTCAGCCGCTCCAGGTCGGTTGGACGCCGCTCTATGAGACCGCCAAGTTCGCCCGGGAGACCGGACTGAAGCAGCTCCTGATCAAGGATGATTCCCGCAATCCCACCGCTTCCCTGAAGGACCGGGCCAGCGCGGTCGGGGTCGCCAAAGCGCTGGAACTGGAGAGAAAAGTGGTCTGCGCCGCTTCCACCGGCAACGCCGCTTCCTCCCTCTCCGGCTTCGCCGCCAGCGCCGGCATTGAGACCTACATCTTCGTACCGGAGACCGCGCCCGAGGCCAAGGTGACCCAGCTGTTAATCTACGGCTCCCATGTCTTTCTGGTGGAGGGGACTTACGATCAGGCGGTGGAGCTCTGCTTCGCGGCGGCGGCCGAGTTCGGCTGGTACAACCGGAGCTGCGCCATCAATCCCTACCTGGTGGAAGGAAAGAAGACGGTATCCTACGAGATCTGCGAGCAACTGGGCTGGCGGGCGCCGGACGTCGCGGTGGTGGCGGTGGGCGACGGCTGCACCATCGCCGGAGTCTGGAAAGGCTTCAAGGAGTGTTACCAATTGGGCCTCATCGACCGGCTGCCCAGGATCATCGGGGTCCAGGCCGCGCTGTCCAACCCGGTGACCCGGGCCTTCGCCAGCCAGAGTGACGAGTTTGAGTACCGCAAGCCCGAGACCATCGCCGACAGCATTTCGGTGGGCATCCCGCGCAACGGGATCAAGGCCTTGAATGCGGTGCGCGAATCGGGCGGGATGATGGTCGATGTCACGGACGCCGAGATCCTGGCAGCCATGAAGCTGCTGGCGGAACGGACGGGCATCTTCGGCGAGCCGGCGGGCGTCACCAGTTTTGCCGGGATCCTGAAACTGAACCAGCTGGGGATCTTCTCCGGCGGCGAGCGGGTGGCCAGCATCGTCAGCGGCAGCGGGCTCAAGGATATCAAGAGCGCCGCGCAGGCGGCGGGGCGGCCGGCGGTGGTTGCGCCGGATATCGACGCGGTGAAGCGGATCGTGCGGGGTTAA
- a CDS encoding PLP-dependent cysteine synthase family protein, which translates to MTGRKIPFGPTYDEMLHPETMDAALRGKALRALKENELDPVNLFNITWKDGNNQVRKIVLPPELTGVDANIVVMLGKEFPSGSHKVGPAYATLIEGCVDGEIIPGEHTILGPSTGNFGIGVSYICNLMGYKAVVIMPDNMSKERYERIRKYGAELDLTPGTESDVILTLQRTYELKKDPKNRPLAQFELFPNYRFHRHVTGNSAIEAVRGIGNGRIAAFCSAPGSAGTIAAGDAIKAAFPECKIAALEPYECSTLANGGRGQHRIEGIGDKMCTLIHNVLTTDFVTLIYDDDCVKALKVIHDAPHILAKLGVAPEVAEGMRELFGVSGICNILGAIKMAKYLKLGPDDNVVTIATDSFDRYNSVLEDLDRRYLETADFVLERWVRDIFHGSGEDHVFDFRRKDRKEQLFQQKEQDWLPFGYSQAYLDAMRSPQFWEDEYQKVHEYNEKIKAMR; encoded by the coding sequence ATGACAGGAAGGAAGATTCCTTTCGGGCCCACTTATGACGAGATGTTGCATCCGGAGACCATGGATGCGGCCCTGCGGGGCAAGGCGTTGCGGGCTCTGAAAGAGAATGAGCTGGACCCGGTCAATCTGTTCAATATTACCTGGAAAGACGGGAACAACCAGGTGCGCAAGATCGTGCTGCCACCGGAGCTGACCGGCGTCGACGCCAATATCGTGGTGATGCTGGGCAAGGAGTTCCCCTCGGGCTCGCATAAGGTCGGGCCGGCCTATGCCACGTTGATCGAGGGTTGCGTCGACGGGGAGATCATCCCGGGCGAGCATACCATCCTCGGCCCGTCCACCGGTAACTTCGGCATCGGCGTCTCGTATATCTGCAACTTGATGGGTTACAAAGCCGTGGTGATCATGCCGGACAACATGAGCAAGGAACGGTATGAAAGAATCCGCAAATACGGCGCGGAGCTGGATCTGACTCCGGGCACCGAGTCCGATGTGATCCTGACCCTGCAACGCACCTATGAACTGAAGAAAGATCCCAAGAACCGGCCGCTGGCCCAATTCGAACTGTTCCCCAACTACCGTTTCCACCGCCACGTCACCGGCAACTCGGCCATCGAGGCGGTGCGGGGGATCGGCAACGGCCGAATTGCCGCCTTCTGCTCCGCGCCGGGATCGGCCGGGACCATCGCCGCCGGGGACGCCATCAAGGCGGCTTTCCCCGAATGCAAGATCGCCGCGCTGGAGCCGTACGAATGCTCCACCCTGGCCAATGGCGGCCGCGGCCAGCACCGCATCGAAGGGATCGGCGACAAGATGTGCACGCTGATTCATAATGTCCTGACCACCGACTTTGTGACGTTAATCTATGACGATGACTGCGTCAAAGCGTTGAAGGTAATCCACGACGCGCCGCATATCCTGGCCAAACTGGGCGTCGCGCCGGAAGTGGCCGAGGGAATGCGCGAGCTCTTCGGAGTCTCCGGCATCTGCAACATCCTGGGCGCCATCAAGATGGCCAAATATCTCAAGCTGGGCCCGGATGACAACGTGGTCACCATCGCCACCGACAGCTTCGACCGTTACAACTCGGTCCTGGAGGATTTGGACCGCCGTTATCTGGAGACCGCCGACTTCGTGCTGGAACGCTGGGTGCGGGATATCTTCCACGGCAGCGGCGAGGATCATGTCTTCGATTTCCGCCGCAAAGACCGGAAAGAACAGCTCTTCCAGCAGAAGGAGCAGGATTGGCTGCCTTTCGGCTACAGCCAGGCTTATCTGGATGCGATGCGGTCGCCCCAGTTCTGGGAGGACGAATATCAGAAAGTCCACGAGTACAACGAAAAGATCAAAGCGATGCGTTGA
- a CDS encoding xanthine phosphoribosyltransferase yields the protein MQLLKDMIVTKGRVDSEHILKVDGFLNHQIDVQFLNEIGKEFKERFKDQPVTKILTIEASGIAVACMVAQYFEVPVIFAKKTESKNLDAATYESQVYSFTKDRYYKIRVSKRYLGSEDKVLIIDDFLANGQAVLGLKEIVDQAGAELVGVGIVIEKGFQQGGKLVRDQGIRVESLAIIESMKPGEVVFRP from the coding sequence ATGCAGCTTTTAAAGGATATGATCGTCACCAAGGGGCGGGTGGACAGCGAGCACATTTTGAAAGTGGATGGCTTCCTCAATCATCAGATCGATGTCCAATTTCTGAATGAGATCGGCAAGGAGTTCAAAGAACGTTTCAAGGATCAACCGGTTACCAAAATTTTGACCATCGAGGCGTCGGGGATCGCCGTCGCCTGCATGGTGGCCCAGTACTTTGAAGTCCCCGTCATCTTCGCCAAGAAGACGGAATCCAAGAATCTGGACGCCGCGACCTATGAGAGCCAGGTCTATTCTTTCACCAAGGACCGGTATTACAAGATCCGGGTCTCCAAACGTTATCTGGGCTCCGAAGACAAGGTGCTGATCATCGATGATTTTCTGGCCAACGGCCAAGCCGTGCTGGGATTAAAGGAGATCGTCGATCAAGCCGGCGCTGAACTCGTCGGGGTTGGCATTGTGATTGAGAAAGGATTCCAGCAAGGTGGCAAATTGGTGCGGGATCAGGGAATTCGCGTAGAGTCCCTGGCCATCATCGAGTCCATGAAGCCGGGAGAGGTCGTTTTCCGGCCATAG
- the ygeW gene encoding knotted carbamoyltransferase YgeW, which translates to MAEMKDLIQKLEQLDTQNMYGRDFLLTWEKTDAELQAVFTVADALRALREQNISPRIFDSGLAISIFRDNSTRTRFSFASASNLLGLTVQDFDEGKSQVAHGETIRETSNMISFMADVIGIRDDMYIGKGNAYMRQVAAAVQEGYDDGVLKQRPTLVNLQCDIDHPTQSMADLLHLIHHFGGVEQLKGKKIAMSWAYSPSYGKPLSVPQGIIGLMTRMGMEVSLAYPEGYDLMPEVEEVAKRNAAASGGRFTKTHSMEEAFVGADIVYPKSWASYAAMERRTDLYGANDFDGIKALEKELLAENARHQDWECTEAMMQKTRDGKALYLHCLPADITGVSCGQGEVAASVFDRYRAPLYRQAGFKPYVIAAMIFLSKVKNPARTLESLQQRGTSRFVG; encoded by the coding sequence ATGGCAGAGATGAAGGATTTAATTCAGAAACTGGAGCAGCTCGACACCCAAAACATGTACGGCCGGGACTTCCTGTTGACCTGGGAGAAAACCGACGCCGAACTGCAGGCCGTCTTCACCGTCGCCGACGCGTTGCGCGCCTTGCGGGAACAGAACATTTCGCCCCGGATCTTCGACAGCGGGCTGGCGATCTCGATCTTCCGCGACAACTCGACCCGCACCCGTTTCAGCTTCGCCAGCGCCAGCAATCTGCTGGGACTGACGGTCCAGGACTTTGACGAGGGCAAATCCCAGGTGGCCCACGGCGAGACGATCCGGGAGACTTCAAATATGATCTCGTTTATGGCCGACGTGATCGGGATCCGCGACGATATGTACATCGGCAAAGGCAATGCTTACATGCGGCAGGTGGCCGCGGCGGTCCAGGAAGGTTATGACGACGGGGTTTTGAAACAGCGGCCGACCCTGGTCAATCTGCAATGCGATATCGATCATCCCACCCAGAGCATGGCCGATCTGTTGCATCTGATTCATCATTTCGGCGGCGTGGAGCAGCTCAAGGGCAAGAAGATCGCGATGTCCTGGGCCTATTCGCCGAGTTACGGCAAACCGCTCTCCGTGCCGCAAGGGATTATCGGACTGATGACCCGCATGGGCATGGAGGTCAGCCTGGCCTATCCGGAAGGGTATGATCTGATGCCGGAAGTCGAGGAGGTCGCCAAGCGGAACGCCGCGGCCAGCGGCGGCCGGTTCACCAAGACCCATTCGATGGAGGAGGCCTTTGTCGGCGCCGATATCGTCTATCCGAAGAGCTGGGCGTCGTACGCGGCCATGGAAAGACGGACCGACTTGTACGGCGCCAACGATTTCGACGGGATCAAGGCGCTCGAAAAAGAGCTGCTGGCCGAGAACGCCCGCCATCAGGATTGGGAGTGCACCGAGGCGATGATGCAAAAGACCAGGGACGGTAAAGCCTTGTACCTGCACTGCCTGCCCGCGGATATCACCGGCGTCAGCTGCGGCCAGGGCGAAGTGGCCGCCTCGGTCTTCGACCGTTACCGCGCCCCGCTCTACCGACAAGCCGGTTTTAAACCCTATGTCATCGCGGCGATGATCTTCTTGAGCAAAGTGAAGAATCCCGCCCGGACCCTGGAGTCCCTGCAGCAACGGGGTACTTCCCGGTTCGTGGGATGA
- a CDS encoding XdhC family protein gives MNLYAEAGQLQERGVPFAMATLIAAQGSTPRNTAKMIVKSDGAIVGTVGGGLAELYVIREAVAAIRESRSKIVEYNLNSEAADGIEMLCGGTITVHIEVVAPKPRIVMIGAGHVGFAVAKLVDLLEYSLVIVDDRAEFANAAKYPMAAEIICDSDFEKALTQIRIDGNTYIVIATKDSDLPAMQKVIRSDAAYIGMIGSKRKVHIVAERLRDEGISGERLQAVYMPVGLDIGSETPEEIAVSILAEIIKVRNGKSGLSLRELAKPGRD, from the coding sequence GTGAATCTGTATGCCGAAGCCGGTCAATTGCAGGAGCGGGGCGTGCCCTTCGCCATGGCGACGCTGATCGCCGCCCAAGGCTCGACCCCCCGGAACACCGCCAAGATGATCGTCAAGAGCGACGGCGCTATTGTGGGGACGGTCGGCGGCGGCCTGGCCGAACTGTACGTCATTCGGGAGGCGGTGGCGGCCATCCGCGAGAGCCGTTCCAAAATTGTGGAATATAATTTGAACAGCGAAGCGGCGGACGGCATCGAGATGCTCTGCGGCGGCACGATCACCGTCCATATCGAAGTGGTGGCCCCCAAGCCGCGCATCGTAATGATCGGCGCCGGACATGTCGGTTTCGCCGTCGCCAAACTGGTGGACCTCTTGGAGTACAGCCTGGTGATTGTGGACGACCGGGCGGAGTTCGCCAACGCCGCCAAGTATCCGATGGCGGCCGAGATCATTTGCGATTCCGACTTTGAAAAGGCATTGACTCAGATCCGGATCGACGGCAATACCTACATTGTCATCGCCACCAAGGATTCGGACCTGCCGGCCATGCAAAAGGTGATCCGGTCCGATGCCGCCTATATCGGGATGATCGGCAGCAAGCGGAAGGTCCACATCGTGGCCGAGCGCTTAAGGGATGAGGGAATCTCCGGGGAACGGCTGCAGGCGGTGTATATGCCGGTGGGCCTGGATATCGGCTCGGAGACCCCCGAGGAGATCGCGGTCAGCATCCTGGCCGAGATCATCAAGGTTCGCAACGGCAAAAGCGGTTTATCCCTGCGTGAGTTGGCAAAACCCGGGCGGGATTGA
- the arcC gene encoding carbamate kinase produces the protein MGSHQKVVIALGGNALQEPGAPATAEAQLEVVKKTAEIITDIKCIFGYELAIVHGNGPQIGRILLASELAAEVTPAMPLNVCTAMSQGYIGYHIQQGLSHALANRNRPLPVVTVITQVVVDPADPAFQNPTKPIGPFYSEEEAGKLAAERGFVLREDAGRGWRRVVPSPLPQRIVEIHSIKELWDSTIVIAAGGGGIPVIEKEDGTLEGVPAVIDKDLAAEKLAEEVGADILMILTEVEQVALNYKKANQQNLSRLTAAECEQYIREGHFAPGSMLPKIQAAQAFARLHPKKKAIITSLAKAVEALNGSAGTVITQQ, from the coding sequence ATGGGATCGCATCAAAAAGTGGTCATCGCGTTGGGCGGCAACGCGCTCCAGGAACCGGGCGCGCCGGCCACCGCCGAGGCCCAGCTGGAAGTGGTCAAAAAGACGGCGGAGATCATCACCGACATCAAGTGCATCTTCGGTTACGAACTGGCGATCGTCCACGGCAACGGGCCGCAGATCGGCCGGATCCTGCTGGCGTCGGAGCTGGCGGCGGAGGTCACGCCGGCCATGCCGCTGAATGTCTGCACCGCCATGAGCCAGGGCTATATCGGCTATCACATCCAGCAGGGACTAAGCCATGCCCTGGCCAACCGGAACCGGCCGCTGCCGGTGGTCACGGTGATTACCCAAGTGGTGGTCGATCCGGCTGATCCGGCGTTTCAGAATCCGACCAAACCGATCGGCCCGTTCTATTCCGAGGAAGAAGCCGGCAAACTTGCGGCCGAGCGGGGCTTCGTGCTGCGGGAGGATGCCGGCCGCGGCTGGCGCCGGGTGGTCCCGTCGCCCTTGCCGCAGCGGATCGTGGAGATTCATTCCATCAAGGAATTATGGGACTCGACCATCGTGATCGCCGCCGGCGGCGGGGGAATCCCGGTGATTGAGAAGGAAGACGGCACCCTGGAGGGCGTCCCGGCGGTGATCGACAAGGATCTGGCCGCCGAGAAGCTGGCCGAGGAGGTCGGCGCCGACATCCTGATGATCCTGACCGAGGTCGAACAGGTGGCCCTGAATTACAAAAAAGCCAATCAGCAGAACCTGTCCCGGCTGACGGCGGCCGAATGCGAGCAGTACATCCGGGAGGGACATTTCGCGCCCGGCAGCATGCTGCCGAAGATCCAGGCGGCGCAGGCCTTCGCCCGATTGCATCCCAAAAAGAAAGCGATCATCACCTCCCTCGCCAAGGCGGTCGAGGCCTTGAACGGCAGCGCCGGGACGGTAATTACCCAGCAATAA
- a CDS encoding TetR/AcrR family transcriptional regulator, protein MSKDVSKKILDATLEVIAKEKISGTRMHLIAKEAAMTQSNLHYYFPTKNDLLIALLADIQEWFSKNRQQVVDLDRQTFRENLHAFFAEKKDVILNHKKLDYVQFDYWVQGTVDPQVRESFRQTFDIWRKDISAVFERGGYSEERIKMIPFLMVSLMMGASMQYLIDEGQFDLDQYFDAAEKIIVNLIDGSK, encoded by the coding sequence ATGTCCAAAGACGTCAGCAAAAAGATTCTCGATGCCACGCTGGAGGTCATCGCCAAGGAGAAGATCAGCGGCACCCGGATGCACCTGATCGCCAAAGAGGCGGCGATGACCCAGTCCAATCTGCACTACTATTTTCCGACCAAGAACGATCTGCTCATCGCCCTACTGGCCGACATCCAGGAGTGGTTCTCCAAAAACCGGCAGCAGGTGGTGGATCTGGACCGGCAGACGTTTCGCGAGAATTTACACGCGTTTTTCGCGGAGAAGAAAGATGTCATCTTAAATCACAAGAAACTGGATTACGTCCAGTTCGACTACTGGGTGCAGGGGACGGTCGACCCTCAGGTCCGGGAGTCGTTCCGGCAGACCTTCGACATCTGGCGCAAAGACATTAGCGCGGTATTTGAGCGCGGCGGCTATTCGGAGGAGCGCATCAAGATGATCCCGTTTCTCATGGTCTCGCTGATGATGGGCGCCTCGATGCAATATCTGATCGACGAAGGCCAGTTCGATCTGGATCAATATTTTGACGCGGCTGAAAAAATAATCGTAAATTTAATTGATGGTTCCAAATAA